Proteins encoded by one window of Porphyromonas vaginalis:
- a CDS encoding DUF4099 domain-containing protein, with translation MEANSNDNYVLVLEDRTEVKNQHEAGKLTIVSGIDDKGKLKTTEPLEANQAAFLRFNSKDGLLKNFMTNFLKQFNNPSHFGLYKVLASNVEQGVDNLRTLLQSRETPESRQQLAEVGVPFEDYLPQQKKSTAIDADKVDWKMLDSLGLSRERLEQSGELEKMLNWQKSNLVTIAIPIGDTTIYTEARLAFRTDNEGNIGLAIHAMRKEPQLDYPYMGYKFSPEEKEQLLATGNLGKTIEVTPKSGEPFAAYVSIDPQTNEIIALRADRVSIPQEIKGVTLSDQQYKDLVEGKAVKVEGMTAKSGKSFDATLQVNAEKKGIEFIFGENKSLKERQEQRQDRQQDKAPRKLCGLELSEKQREALDNGRTLYLKNMIDKEGQPFNAYVRMDKEQNRPRFYKWNPDKKQGTGKVEAVAEEHKMQVAVNNHGKTNEATKQVKEPLKKGQTAPTAEQKQKQDENKQKKSRGRKM, from the coding sequence ATGGAAGCAAATAGCAATGACAATTACGTGCTGGTCTTAGAGGATCGCACCGAGGTAAAGAACCAGCATGAAGCGGGAAAACTCACCATCGTTTCGGGGATTGATGATAAGGGCAAGCTCAAAACGACTGAGCCTCTTGAAGCCAACCAAGCAGCCTTTTTGAGGTTCAATAGCAAGGATGGACTGCTGAAGAACTTCATGACCAACTTCCTCAAGCAGTTCAATAACCCCTCCCATTTCGGGCTATACAAGGTGTTGGCGAGCAATGTGGAGCAAGGCGTAGATAACCTGCGTACTCTGCTTCAAAGCCGAGAGACTCCCGAAAGCAGACAGCAGTTGGCAGAGGTTGGTGTACCCTTTGAAGACTATCTGCCACAGCAGAAGAAGAGTACAGCCATTGATGCAGACAAGGTAGACTGGAAGATGCTCGACAGTCTCGGACTCTCCCGTGAGCGGTTAGAGCAGAGTGGAGAGCTAGAGAAGATGCTCAATTGGCAGAAGAGCAACCTCGTGACCATAGCCATCCCCATTGGAGATACTACTATCTACACAGAGGCTCGCCTTGCCTTCCGCACAGATAATGAGGGCAATATCGGGTTAGCCATACACGCTATGCGTAAAGAGCCACAACTCGACTATCCCTATATGGGCTACAAGTTCTCCCCCGAAGAGAAGGAACAACTACTCGCAACCGGCAATCTCGGTAAAACCATCGAAGTAACACCCAAGAGCGGAGAGCCTTTTGCCGCCTACGTCTCCATCGACCCACAGACCAACGAGATTATCGCCTTGCGTGCCGACCGTGTAAGCATTCCGCAAGAGATCAAAGGCGTCACGCTCTCTGACCAGCAATACAAAGATCTAGTTGAAGGCAAAGCGGTGAAAGTAGAAGGAATGACCGCTAAGAGTGGCAAGTCTTTCGATGCTACGCTTCAGGTCAATGCAGAGAAGAAAGGCATTGAGTTCATCTTCGGAGAGAACAAGAGTCTCAAAGAGCGTCAGGAACAGCGACAAGATCGTCAACAAGACAAGGCACCTCGCAAGCTTTGTGGTCTAGAGTTGTCAGAGAAGCAACGAGAAGCCTTAGACAACGGTCGCACACTTTATCTCAAAAATATGATCGATAAAGAGGGGCAACCCTTCAATGCCTATGTCCGTATGGACAAAGAGCAAAACCGCCCACGCTTCTACAAATGGAACCCTGACAAGAAGCAAGGAACGGGTAAGGTCGAAGCCGTGGCGGAAGAACACAAGATGCAAGTAGCCGTGAATAACCACGGCAAAACCAACGAAGCTACCAAGCAGGTGAAAGAGCCTCTGAAAAAGGGGCAAACAGCACCCACTGCTGAACAAAAGCAGAAGCAGGACGAGAACAAGCAGAAGAAGTCTCGAGGACGTAAGATGTAA